The following coding sequences lie in one Primulina huaijiensis isolate GDHJ02 chromosome 2, ASM1229523v2, whole genome shotgun sequence genomic window:
- the LOC140971216 gene encoding ras-related protein RABC2a-like, translating to MATSGQGQSSYDLSYKILLIGDSAVGKSSLLVSFISNAVDDLAPTIGVDFKIKLLTVGGKRLKLTIWDTAGQERFRTLTSSYYRGAHGIILVYDVTRRDTFSNLSDVWAKELELYSTNQDCIKMLVGNKVDREAEQVVRREEGLTLAKELGCLFLECSAKTRTNVEQCFEELALKIMEVPRFLEEGSTVVKRSILKPKQEHHTPPRSGCCSS from the exons ATGGCGACGTCGGGGCAGGGGCAGAGCAGCTACGATCTGTCGTACAAGATCTTGCTCATCGGAGACTCGGCGGTCGGCAAGAGCAGTCTCCTTGTTAGTTTCATTTCTAATGCTGTTGATGATCTTGCACCCACCATTG GTGTGGATTTTAAGATCAAGTTGCTTACAGTTGGGGGGAAAAGACTGAAGCTTACGATATGGGATACAG CTGGACAAGAGAGGTTCAGGACATTGACAAGCTCGTATTATAGAGGTGCGCATGGGATCATTCTTG TTTATGATGTGACGAGAAGAGATACATTTTCAAACTTGTCTGATGTATGGGCAAAAGAACTGGAACTGTACTCCACTAATCAGGATTGCATCAAGATGCTTGTTGGAAATAAAGTTGATAGG GAAGCTGAACAAGTTGTTAGGAGGGAAGAGGGGCTGACCCTCGCAAAAGAGCTTGGTTGTCTGTTTCTTGAATGCAGTGCTAAAACTAGAACAAATGTGGAACAGTGTTTTGAAGAGCTCGCTCTGAAG ATTATGGAAGTTCCAAGATTCCTGGAAGAAGGATCAACAGTCGTGAAGAGAAGCATCTTAAAACCGAAGCAGGAACATCATACACCTCCTAGAAGTGGATGTTGCTCTTCCTAG
- the LOC140971215 gene encoding LOW QUALITY PROTEIN: carbonic anhydrase Nec1-like (The sequence of the model RefSeq protein was modified relative to this genomic sequence to represent the inferred CDS: deleted 1 base in 1 codon), which yields MKSRSKPIPNIHALFLVIFIIFIQAKSSFAQEVDNERDFDYSPDGNKGPRKWGEIKKEWGACNNGDMQSPIDLSNERVVQISQPENMNFKASNATFKNRGHDIQIKWIGDAGSIFINDTVYRLRYAHWHSPSEHTINGIRYDMELHLVHLTEDPEVKIAVIEILYTIGKSDYFLSKLMTNISSMVGKRHVEMSLGIVDPNDIIIRSKRFYRYMGSLTIPPCTEGVIWTINKVVKSVSKDQVKLLREAVQDYAEENARPLQQINNRGVHLYNYGSDEME from the exons atgaagagtaGAAGCAAGCCTATTCCCAATATCCATGCACTATTCCTTGTAATATTCATCATCTTTATTCAAGCAAAA TCATCCTTCGCTCAAGAAGTAG ATAATGAAAGGGACTTTGACTACAGCCCAGATGGGAATAAGGGTCCAAGAAAATGGGGAGAGATCAAGAAAGAATGGGGTGCATGCAACAATGGAGACATGCAATCCCCAATAGACTTATCTAATGAGAGAGTTGTTCAAATCTCACAGCCTGAAAACATGAATTTCAAAGCTTCTAATGCAACTTTCAAGAATAGGGGCCATGATATACAA ATTAAGTGGATTGGTGATGCAGGATCAATTTTTATAAACGACACCGTGTACCGTCTCCGATATGCACATTGGCATTCTCCTTCGGAACACACCATCAATGGCATAAG gTACGATATGGAATTACATTTGGTACATCTCACTGAAGACCCCGAAGTGAAGATTGCTGTCATTGAAATCCTCTACACCATCGGCAAATCCGATTATTTTCTCTCTAAG CTAATGACTAATATATCCTCGATGGTTGGTAAGAGGCATGTGGAGATGAGCTTAGGCATCGTTGATCCAAATGACATTATAATACGCAGCAAACGGTTCTATAGATACATGGGATCGCTAACTATTCCACCTTGTACTGAAGGAGTCATTTGGACTATCAATAAAGTG GTGAAGTCTGTTTCAAAGGACCAAGTAAAATTGCTCCGAGAAGCTGTTCAAGAC TATGCGGAGGAAAATGCTAGGCCATTGCAACAGATTAATAATCGAGGCGTACACCTTTATAATTATGGGTCAGATGAGATGGAGTGA